Proteins encoded in a region of the Anopheles aquasalis chromosome 2, idAnoAquaMG_Q_19, whole genome shotgun sequence genome:
- the LOC126574606 gene encoding protein bride of sevenless — MDAFLARKYCLISFTVLLLILCCLTANAQPSARAKPIVTALPSLSSTRARATTSSSTTINAALSQDVPDDAGTVITPGVQDSNPYTTPKTDSSVADGARRTDDQQRTSRVTSTASSASDTSNSQEGTGEVDERQQLQGRTVPIEARSIADATAVNGLSHSMESSSFGNDGDDDDDGKEEDKVSEPIVTTPSSSDTLSTSPSPPWSTESEPSGTACPERPFVDMTGNYQHRKYLQKIGQASTQEGAATPRSGADYRQSARDGAGQPQPQSDTDGAEGVDADHGYRLYRLPGDLMLSFIVDTDEFGATLLAIDRINELRLAGADISLGLTVIHLLNTSLTQRVLQQEVNYLKECSSNTIGIFVDASLWPAVRLLSETLDYNIFPLPSTHDLLFTKAAHLLYELPWTNANSSAMVRSGSSELVTRFGAICRHEHLCLESFPSSDMIYILLGLEPAISLATNGTLVLVLTEKDHLYESDLPDQAYVIAETELNVSTLGFSWERYGATLRGLDLLADGSLLLEVADLLNRTGNACQNTSIECMNNWKYHARRPHTTVLEQLHLMGATQYMVVELKQKVTISPSANTTRSSQMKLIASSNVITNYTTVRERSSEAGGTDAPAKLGAIFYCAKEFEIRHPDFIDRHHRPTYYDGHGIADGAEMFGEMSWQLKMEAWVAAGLTVSSLGILLCAAILIFLIVRVCMDDVLEGHPLGSILLLISLIVQFAAFIPFSLEYTSYPATELSGHRVDTMHTWNALCTVKIFLVSMCYCMTFSLLLCRAIMLASIGSEGGFLSHINGYIQSVICGFSTLVQFGLSVQLVIVLQANAHNMSCSEIYYGHWFWAVIAYDGILLVALIFLAPFIFRSQRNYREGLLLVTGSVLCLVIWTVWIPLCMFGYEWREAAVSLGMVATALAVLVGIMIPRCFLIVRGIARSDLVQALPSLTSLAFAQANQYISEQSVYECVNPAMRQRSPTDDSFMMDQDLDETYGGNSEIPTLPLRGQRGRLRQENGASTINNCGNNHHHGQTTMGNGLMQQNGTTNVTHIAPNFYGISNPYSCSDSLTSISPNKITRF; from the exons AAATATTGTTTAATTTCTTTCACAGTATTGTTGCTCATCCTGTGCTGCCTAACTGCCAATGCTCAACCGAGCGCACGAGCCAAGCCAATCGTCACCGCGCTGCCGTCACTATCAAGTACGCGAGCACGAGCGACCACCAGTTCTTCCACGACCATCAACGCGGCACTATCACAAGACGTCCCGGACGATGCCGGAACCGTCATTACACCCGGTGTACAAGATAGCAATCCCTACACCACCCCGAAGACTGATTCCAGTGTAGCGGATGGTGCTCGACGGACCGATGACCAGCAGCGGACGAGCAGGGTGACATCAACGGCGTCATCTGCATCCGACACGAGTAATTCACAGGAAGGAACGGGTGAAGTCGatgagcggcagcagctgcaaggTCGAACGGTACCGATCGAAGCCCGCTCGATCGCGGATGCAACAGCTGTCAACGGTTTGTCGCACTCCATGGAGAGCTCATCGTTCGgtaacgacggcgacgacgacgacgacggtaagGAGGAGGATAAGGTGTCCGAACCGATCGTCACTACACCCTCATCATCGGATACATTAtccacatcaccatcgccgccatGGTCAACGGAAAGTGAACCATCCGGTACGGCCTGTCCGGAGCGACCGTTCGTTGATATGACCGGTAATTATCAGCACCGGAAGTACCTGCAGAAGATCGGTCAAGCCAGCACCCAAGAGGGGGCAGCTACGCCACGGTCTGGCGCTGACTATCGGCAGAGTGCTCGCGATGGTGCGggccaaccacaaccacaaagCGATACCGATGGTGCGGAGGGTGTCGATGCTGACCATGGATACCGGCTGTACCGGTTGCCCGGTGACCTGATGCTGTCCTTCATCGTCGATACGGACGAGTTCGGGGCGACActgctcgcgatcgatcggatcaaTGAGCTGCGGCTGGCCGGGGCGGACATTAGTCTAG GTCTCACCGTAATCCATCTTCTTAACACATCGCTCACCCAACGAGTGCTGCAGCAGGAAGTGAACTACCTGAAGGAATGCTCATCGAACACGATCGGAATCTTCGTGGATGCTTCTCTTTGGCCCGCAGTAAGGCTACTATCGGAAACACTGGACTACAACATTTTCCCCCTTCCATCAACGCACGATCTACTCTTCACGAAGGCTGCCCACCTGCTGTACGAGCTACCGTGGACAAACGCCAACTCCTCCGCCATGGTACGCTCGGGATCCAGCGAGCTGGTCACCCGATTCGGTGCCATCTGCCGGCATGAGCATCTCTGTTTGGAGAGTTTCCCCAGTAGCGACATGATCTACATACTGCTCGGGTTGGAGCCCGCGATTAGCTTAGCCACAAATGGgaccctggtgctggtgttgacCGAGAAGGACCATCTGTATGAGTCAG atCTTCCCGATCAGGCGTACGTAATAGCGGAAACTGAGCTCAATGTGTCAACGCTCGGATTCTCCTGGGAGCGGTACGGTGCCACACTGCGTGGTTTGGATCTGCTAGCCGACGGCAGTTTGCTTTTGGAGGTAGCCGATCTGTTGAACCGTACGGGAAATGCCTGCCAAAACACTAGCATCGAGTGTATGAACAACTGGAAGTATCATGCCAGGCGACCCCATACCACCGTCCTAGAGCAACTGCACCTGATGGGTGCCACGCAGTACATGGTGGTGGAACTGAAACAGAAAGTCACCATTTCACCTTCCGCTAATACCACACGGTCATCGCAGATGAAACTAATCGCTAGTTCGAATGTGATCACGAATTATACGACCGTGCGCGAGCGATCTTCGGAAGCAGGGGGTACCGATGCACCGGCAAAGCTGGGAGCCATTTTCTACTGCGCCAAGGAGTTCGAAATCCGGCATCCGGATTTCatcgatcgccaccatcgcccgACCTACTACGATGGCCATGGGATTGCGGATGGGGCGGAGATGTTCGGTGAGATGTCGTGGCAGCTCAAGATGGAAGCGTGGGTTGCGGCTGGCCTAACCGTTTCGTCGCTCGGTATTTTGCTGTGTGCCGCCATACTGATCTTTCTGATCGTTCGCGTGTGCATGGATGACGTTCTGGAGGGCCATCCGCTCGGTagcatcctgctgctgatcagttTGATCGTACAGTTTGCTGCATTCATCCCCTTCAGTCTGGAGTACACGAGCTACCCGGCGACGGAGCTGAGCGGCCATCGGGTGGATACGATGCATACCTGGAACGCACTCTGTACGGTCAAGATTTTCCTCGTATCGATGTGCTACTGCATGACGttctcgttgctgctgtgccgtgccATCATGCTTGCCTCGATCGGTAGCGAAGGTGGATTCCTATCACACATCAACGGCTACATTCAGAGCGTCATCTGTGGCTTCAGTACGCTAGTGCAGTTTGGGCTCTCGGTACAGCTTGTGATAGTGCTGCAGGCAAACGCGCACAACATGTCCTGTAGCGAGATATACTATGGTCACTGGTTTTGGGCCGTGATTGCGTACGATGGGATTTTGCTGGTAGCGCTGATCTTTCTCGCACCGTTCATCTTCCGCTCGCAGCGTAACTACCGCGagggtttgctgctggtgaccggCTCGGTGCTCTGTCTAGTCATCTGGACCGTCTGGATCCCGTTGTGTATGTTCGGGTACGAGTGGCGCGAAGCAGCGGTTTCACTCGGAATGGTCGCTACCGCACTGGCCGTGCTCGTGGGTATCATGATTCCGCGCTGCTTTCTCATTGTCCGTGGTATCGCTCGGTCCGATCTGGTGCAAGCGCTGCCTTCGTTGACGTCGCTCGCTTTTGCCCAAGCCAATCAATACATATCGGAACAG AGTGTCTACGAATGCGTAAATCCTGCCATGCGGCAACGATCTCCAACCGATGATAGCTTCATGATGGACCAGGACCTTGACGAAACGTACGGTGGTAACAGTGAGATACCGACGCTACCGCTCCGTGGTCAGCGTGGCCGATTGCGCCAGGAAAATGGTGCCAGCACGATCAACAACTGCGGGAACAATCACCACCATGGCCAAACCACCATGGGGAACGGGCTGATGCAGCAGAATGGTACCACCAACGTGACTCACATTGCACCGAACTTTTACGGCATTTCCAATCCGTACAGCTGCTCCGACTCGCTAACTTCGATCTCACCGAATAAAATAACTCGCTTCTGA
- the LOC126580828 gene encoding lysophospholipase-like protein 1: protein MRLIEKVFNPTGKKHTGTLIFFHGSGDTGNGLTEWIRFLLGRDMEFPHIKVIIPTAPVQPYTPMGGENSNVWFNRKRIEMDCPEIRTSLASIYDTMNELLVREVAAGVPLSRIIVGGFSMGGALALHTAYHLNRDLGGVFAISSFLNTGSIVYDSLDSVSQDERLPELLMMHGERDTLVPIEWGQTTFDELAKCGVRGQFIPHPNALHEIKKDQLLRVIDWAQKLIPEPEDEKSPSPPPKESKSTKKGKL from the exons ATGAGACTGATCGAGAAAGTGTTCAACCCGACGGGAAAGAAGCATACCGGAACTTTGATCTTCTTTCACGGATCCG GTGACACCGGAAATGGGCTGACGGAGTGGATTCGGTTTCTGCTCGGCCGTGATATGGAGTTCCCGCACATAAAGGTCATCATTCCGACGGCCCCCGTTCAACCGTACACCCCGATGGGTGGAGAAAACTCGAACGTTTGGTTCAACCGGAAGCGCATCGAAATGGACTGTCCCGAGATCCGCACGTCGCTTGCCTCGATCTACGATACCATGAACGAGTTGCTGGTGCGGGAGGTAGCCGCTGGCGTCCCACTTAGTCGTATCATTGTCGGAGGTTTCTCAATGGGCGGTGCGCTAGCTCTACACACGGCCTACCATCTGAACCGCGACCTGGGCGGTGTGTTTGCCATCTCGTCGTTCCTCAACACCGGGAGCATCGTTTACGATTCGCTCGATTCGGTTTCACAGGACGAGCGGTTGCCGGAGCTGCTTATGATGCACGGTGAACGCGATACACTGGTGCCGATCGAATGGGGACAGACGACTTTCGATGAGCTGGCCAAGTGCGGTGTGCGTGGCCAGTTCATTCCGCATCCTAATGCACTGCACGAGATCAAGAAAGATCAGCTGCTACGAGTAATCGACTGGGCGCAAAAGCTAATTCCCGAGCCGGAAGATGAAAAGagtccatcaccaccacccaaggAATCGAAAagcaccaaaaaagggaaactgtGA